A window of Bradyrhizobium sp. AZCC 1719 genomic DNA:
TCGATCTCTTTCTTGGCCTGGTCTTTGGCATAGCCATACCGCTGCTGCAGACGGCCCTCGAGTTGGTCTTGCTTGCCGTCTATGACATTGAGGTCATCATCGGTAAGCTTCCCCCACTGTTCTTTGACCTTGCCCTTCATCTCCTTCCAATTACCTTCAACGCGGCTCCAATCCATGCGGTCCTCCATTTAGTGCCCGTGACGAAACGTGTCGCTGCTTGCATAGTTCCTAACAGAGACATCCTTACTGACTGCGTTACTCCAGACGCAGAGACCGGAATTCAACGGTGCGGCGTCACGCCGGTTGGGCTCGCTGGTCGAATGCAACCGCTGCAAGGCGGGCGAGCCTGCCGCCTGACGTCCTCCGTGACCGCGCGACACGCTCTGGGAGCTGGAGGCGTCGCTGAAATGCCGGTTGTCCTGGCCGGTGCCCGTGATCAAGCTGACCGCGCGAGATCAAGCCCCACAAATGGGGTGAATCCGGAGGAGCGATAAACGGCGAGACCGCAACGCGGCGTTGTCATTCGATTTCGGAGCGGTCGCAAGGCCGCGCGATCCCGAGCGCATTAGGAACATTGCCTAGTATTCCAACGTTGAGAGTGTCCGTCCGATCACACGAGTGTGCAACCGCCATGGCGACTCTAGTCACGCGCAACCAATTCAATGTCACGCCGCAAGGGTGGTGCATAAGCCGGCGGAGGCTGCTTTCATCCCCAGTCGTGGCGACCCACTTTCAGGAACGATGCGGCTAGGTCAGCTAGTCAACCAGCGGGCCAACGGGCGGGGATACCGCGCGGAAGACGTTCTGAGAATTATGGGAGAACTTTGGGAGGAGTTTGTTGCCAGCAACCCGGAGATGTTCACTACGAACTCAGCGCCCTGCTAATCGTTTGGTGGCGCGTTCGAGGGAGGCGAGGGAAAACCAATGGGACTTTTGTGGCGGGTCCTGAAGGCGGCGGCATCCGGCTTTATCGCTAATGATGCCCTAAGCCGCGGAGCTTCCATCGCCTTCTATGCCGCCACGTCCCTGGCGCCCGTACTCCTTATCGTCGTGGCTATCGCCGGCTTGGCGTTCGGGCAGGATGCCGCTCGCGCCGCGATCAGTGATGAGCTCGGCCGGTTGTTGGGACCAACCGGCGGCGACTTCATTAAATCCATCCTGGCCCGATCAAGCGATCCGACGTCAGGCGCGACCGCAACCGTCGTGGGCGTCGTCACGGTGCTGGTAACGGCATCCGGTGTGTTCGGCGAGATGCGCACGGCACTGAACGCAACGTTCAAGGCCGAGCCGACGGACGAGCCAATTTTCTCCTTGATCCGGAGCCGGGCAGCCAGCCTTGGCCTTGTCGCCGCACTGGGCTTCATGCTGATCGTCTCGCTGGCCGCGAGTGCCGGGCTATCCGCCCTGGGGCACTGGTCGACCGGCAAGGCTGTGCTCAGCGCGCTCAACGCGGTCGTGTCACTTGGCATCTTCACGCTATTGTTCACAGCGATCTACAGGGTACTGCCGGACACGACGATCTACTGGCGCCATCTTCTGCTGGGCGCTTTTGTCACAGCCCTGCTGTTCACCGTCGGGAAATCGCTGATCGGATGGTACCTCGGTCAGGCAGCCCCGAACTCGACCTATGGCGCCGCGGGCGCGCTGATCGTCCTGATGTTCTGGGTCTACTACTCCGCGCAGATATTCCTGTTCGGCGCGGAATTAACGAAGGCGATCGATGACGCGCGCGATCCAGCGGCGCGCAACGAGCGTTAGGAACGATTCAATAGTGCCTGAGTTCGTTCTCAAAACAACACGAACGCACAGGCGGTGACGACATGACACGATCCGTGGAGGAGCTACGACGGGACTCCGAGCAAAGCCGCGCGCAGCTTGCGGCAACCGTCGACCGGCTGAGGGAGCAGATCGCCGACACCGCAGAAGACATCCGCTACAAGGTCTCGCCGGAAAACCTCAAGGCTGAGGTGAGCGGCTTCATCAATCACAAGACCCACGGCTGGATGGATGCGCTGAAGCAACAAGCCATGGATAATCCGATGCAGGCAATCGCCGCGGGCACCGCGATCGCCGTGCCCGCGATGCGCCTGGCCCGCGGCTTCCCACTACCGCTCTTGATGATCGGTGCCGGCCTTGCCCTAAGTTCGAAGACCGTTCGCGATCGCGCCGCGGAAGCGGCAGCGCCAGGAATTGACAAGGCGAGGGAGGTTATCGACGAGACCGCGGAACGCGCCCAGTATCTGGGTGACGGTATGCGGAAAGCGATGTCCCACGCTGAGCGTCAGGCAGCCGGCATGGCCGGTGAAGCTCGTGAAACCGCAGGCGGAATGGCAGATGCGGCGAGCGGAATGGCTGGTGACCTGAGGGATCGCGCGGCGCAGGCCGCCGATGCCGTCGCCGAGGTCAGGTCCGGCATGGATGCCGCTTCGGAGATAGCCAAGGAGAAGATGGAGCGCGTTCGCTCGACTGCGACGAACGCGGCGACGGCTGCTCCCGCGACTGCAAGCAAGGTGATCCGGGACAACGTCGCATTGATTGGCGGCCTCGGCGTGGCGATCGGCGCGATCCTTGCTGCTTCCCTTCCGAGCACCAGGGTCGAGGCGAGCGTGGCCGGTGAAGCGAGCGACCGCGTCAAGCGCGCCGCCGGCACGGCGGCTCAATCCGGATTTGAGGCGGCCAAGGACACGGTGCTGTCGGCGGCGGATGCCGCGGCAAGAAGCCTGTCCGAAGCCGACCTCGGCGGACACGCCAGCCGCATCACCGAAGGCGTGACCGAGAGACTCAAAGAGGTGGCCGACGACGTCGTGACAACGGCCTTCGATCCTTCCCGAAACCCGCCAGCCAAATAGAGGCCGCCATGAGCGATACGGATCTTAACACCCGCGATAAGAATTCTTCCCAGAACCAGAATACGGGCTCGTCCCAGAACCCGAAGGACCAGGTGGCGGATGCCGGCGCTGAGATCAAACAGCGCGCCGGTGATGTGCTGAGGGCGTCGACGGACACCGCACGCGACAAATTCAAGGAGGCGGCCGATGCCGCCAAGGAGGCTGCAGCCGGAACTGCGGATCGTTTCCAGGATCAGGCGCGTGAACAACAGCGCTCGGGTGCCGATTTTGTCGGCCGCTTCGCTGGCAACATCAAGGATGCGGCGCGCGCATTCGAAAACGACGTGCCGTTCGCAGCCCGCGGCATCAATTCGGCGGCCGAATATGTCGTCGAAGCCGCCGACAAAATCCGCAACGGAAGCTTCCGCGATCTGGTCGATGGCGCGACGGATTTTGCCAAGCGGCAGCCTGCGGCCTTCTTGGGTCTGTCGGTGCTGACCGGTTTCGCCGCTGTCCGCTTCCTGAGGGCATCGGGAAGCGAGAGCTCTTCACGCCAGGGCTCTTCCTCATCGTCATCGTCCTACGAGCCGTCATCATCCTACAGCTCGGGATCCTACAAAGGTGAGGCGTCATGAGCACGAAAGCCGATCTTCGGACGATCTCACACCTTTTCGGCGACGCGCTTTCGCAATTCGCAAAACTGTTCCAGAACGAGTTTGATCTCGCCAAGGCCGAACTCGGCGAGAAGGTTCAGCAAATCGGTGGCGCCGTCGGCCTCATTGCGGCCGGTGCCGTCCTGGTTATTCCCGCGATCGTCATGGCGCTGTTTGCGCTTTCCGCGGCCTTGATCGCGGGCGGCTGGTCGCAGCCGGTCTCTTATCTGATCTCCGCGATTGTTGCCGCGGTGCTCGCAGGCATCTTGCTTGCGGTCGGTATGAATCGGCTCGACACACGTCATCTGGCGCCGCGAGAAACGTTGCGTCAGCTCGAAAAGGACAAGGACACCGTGAAGGGAATGGTGCGATGATCGGTTCACAAGGGAGTTTCATAGATGGTCTGGCCGCGGCTGCCCGGGAAAACCCGCTCGCCGCAGCCCTGATCGGAGGTGGCGCGCTGTGGCTGCTTATCGGCAGCGACAAGCTGAAGAACGCCGCCGGTTCGGTCACGTCAGCGGCCGCGCCGCTCGCCGATCTCGGCGCGCGTGCCCAAAGGTCGGCCGCCTCCAGCTGGGACGATACTTACGGTTCCATGCGGAATCGCGCCTCCCGAATGCAGGACGAAGCCTCGCGCGATATCAATGAAACGGTCCGCAACGCCAGAATGGCCACTTCCGATGCGATGTCCGGCGCGGCGGAAACGATGAGCGAGCAATTCGACGAAGGCGTGGCCGGCGCCCGGGAAATGTTTGACCGGGTGGGCCGGGCCTTGCCGAGGAAGGAAACTCTGAGGCAGGCGCAGTCCTCGCTGTCCGATCTCCTGGAAAGGCAACCGCTGGTGCTTGGTGCCGTAGGCCTTGCGATCGGCGCCACGGTGGCGGGCGCCCTGGCCAAGTCGGGTCTCGAAAAAGAGTGGGTGGGGGACATGAGTGACAGCCTCAAGGCAGATCTGAAGGTGCGTGCCGGGGCCGTGTCGCAAAGCGTCCGAGAGGGGGCCGATACGCTCAAACCCGAATTCGAAGATGCCGGCGCCCAATACGTCGATCGCGTCAAACAGGCGGGCCAGGATGCGATGGAGGCGGCCCGAGAGAAAGTAGGATCGTAAGAACACTCTGTTGTCGCCGCCTTTCGGAGGATGTTCAGCCCGGTCCGGTATTCGGTAGAATGGCCCCAGCGCAGTAGCGCTGGGGCCGTTTGTAGGTGGTATCGGGTCGCTTGGTTATGCGGCTTTCGCGGTCTCGGCGTGCTGGTTGACCTCGGATTCCGCGAGCTGACTCAGGGCACTGTCCGTTGCCTTCTCTTCCTTAAGGGTTGCATCGAGCAACTTCACTGCATCGGCGTAACCCAATTCGTTTGCCCAGGTCTTGAGGGTGCCATAACGCGAAATCTCGTAATGCTCGACGGCCTGTGCGGCAGCGAGCAGACCAGCGTCAAGGGCCGGCATACCCTTGTACTCGTCCATAACTTCCTTGCCTTCTTCGATGATTCCCACGATGGCATCGCAGGTCTTGCCCTTCGGCGTTTCGTCGATCGACGCGAATACCTGCTCCAACCGCTCGACCTGGCCGTCGGTTTCGGCCATGTGCTTTTCAAACGCAGCCTTAAGCTTCGGCGACTGCGCGGCTTTGGCCATTTTCGGCAGGGCGGACAGGATCTTCTTCTCGGCGAAGTAGATATCCTTCAGTGTATCAAGAAACAGATCTTTCAGTTCTTTCTCTCTAGCCATAGAACCCTCCAGGTTAATTGCTGGTACCAAACAAGATTGCCGTTGACTTGTTCCTAGCCGAAACCACTTTCCCTTGCGCAGATCAGACACTAAGTCGCCTGGGTCAGAAGCGCAGCATTTCCGAACATGAAAAGTAGAGCGATCGTGATCAGGGCCGGGAGCATGAGCGATCCGAGACAACCCAACCGGTCTATGCCCGCTCTGGACGGCGAAACCCTTCAGCTCGTAGCCCCAGATCTGCACGCGCGGGAGCGGCAGGAGGTACTGGAAGCCCAAAGAGAAATGTACGAAACCAAATATCTGGGAAGCGTTA
This region includes:
- a CDS encoding DUF3618 domain-containing protein — protein: MTRSVEELRRDSEQSRAQLAATVDRLREQIADTAEDIRYKVSPENLKAEVSGFINHKTHGWMDALKQQAMDNPMQAIAAGTAIAVPAMRLARGFPLPLLMIGAGLALSSKTVRDRAAEAAAPGIDKAREVIDETAERAQYLGDGMRKAMSHAERQAAGMAGEARETAGGMADAASGMAGDLRDRAAQAADAVAEVRSGMDAASEIAKEKMERVRSTATNAATAAPATASKVIRDNVALIGGLGVAIGAILAASLPSTRVEASVAGEASDRVKRAAGTAAQSGFEAAKDTVLSAADAAARSLSEADLGGHASRITEGVTERLKEVADDVVTTAFDPSRNPPAK
- a CDS encoding YciE/YciF ferroxidase family protein yields the protein MAREKELKDLFLDTLKDIYFAEKKILSALPKMAKAAQSPKLKAAFEKHMAETDGQVERLEQVFASIDETPKGKTCDAIVGIIEEGKEVMDEYKGMPALDAGLLAAAQAVEHYEISRYGTLKTWANELGYADAVKLLDATLKEEKATDSALSQLAESEVNQHAETAKAA
- a CDS encoding YihY/virulence factor BrkB family protein, whose amino-acid sequence is MGLLWRVLKAAASGFIANDALSRGASIAFYAATSLAPVLLIVVAIAGLAFGQDAARAAISDELGRLLGPTGGDFIKSILARSSDPTSGATATVVGVVTVLVTASGVFGEMRTALNATFKAEPTDEPIFSLIRSRAASLGLVAALGFMLIVSLAASAGLSALGHWSTGKAVLSALNAVVSLGIFTLLFTAIYRVLPDTTIYWRHLLLGAFVTALLFTVGKSLIGWYLGQAAPNSTYGAAGALIVLMFWVYYSAQIFLFGAELTKAIDDARDPAARNER
- a CDS encoding phage holin family protein — encoded protein: MSTKADLRTISHLFGDALSQFAKLFQNEFDLAKAELGEKVQQIGGAVGLIAAGAVLVIPAIVMALFALSAALIAGGWSQPVSYLISAIVAAVLAGILLAVGMNRLDTRHLAPRETLRQLEKDKDTVKGMVR
- a CDS encoding CsbD family protein, whose protein sequence is MDWSRVEGNWKEMKGKVKEQWGKLTDDDLNVIDGKQDQLEGRLQQRYGYAKDQAKKEIDAWYGSQGW